A single window of Macaca mulatta isolate MMU2019108-1 chromosome 9, T2T-MMU8v2.0, whole genome shotgun sequence DNA harbors:
- the HMX2 gene encoding homeobox protein HMX2 isoform X1, whose translation MGSKEDAGKGCPAASGVSSFTIQSILGGGPSEAPREPVGWPARKRSLSVSSEEEEPDDGWKAPACFCPDPHGPKEQGPKHHPPIPFPCLGTPKGSGGSGPGGSERTSFLSPSHSDFKEEKERLLPAGSPSPGSERPRDGGVERQAGAAKKKTRTVFSRSQVYQLESTFDMKRYLSSSERACLASSLQLTETQVKTWFQNRRNKWKRQLSAELEAANMAHASAQTLVGMPLVFRDSSLLRVPVPRSLAFPAPLYYPGSNLSALPLYNLYNKLDY comes from the exons ATGGGCAGCAAAGAAGATGCGGGCAAGGGTTGCCCGGCGGCCAGTGGCGTCTCCAGCTTCACCATCCAGTCCATCCTGGGCGGGGGCCCCTCGGAGGCACCGCGGGAGCCCGTCGGCTGGCCAGCAAGGAAGCGCAGCCTATCCGTGTCCTCGGAGGAGGAGGAGCCGGACGACGGCTGGAAGGCGCCCGCCTGCTTCTGCCCAGACCCGCACGGCCCTAAGGAGCAGGGCCCCAAGCACCATCCCCCCATCCCTTTTCCTTGCCTGG GTACACCCAAGGGCAGCGGAGGCTCGGGCCCGGGCGGCTCGGAGCGCACGTCTTTCCTCTCCCCTTCGCACTCGGactttaaagaagagaaagagaggctcCTGCCCGCAGGCTCGCCCTCACCGGGGTCCGAGCGGCCGCGGGACGGCGGCGTCGAGCGGCAGGCTGGCGCGGCCAAGAAGAAGACGCGCACAGTCTTTTCGCGCAGCCAGGTGTACCAGCTCGAGTCCACCTTCGACATGAAGCGCTACCTGAGCAGCTCGGAGCGCGCCTGCCTCGCCTCTAGCCTGCAGCTCACGGAGACCCAGGTCAAGACTTGGTTCCAGAACCGCCGCAACAAGTGGAAGCGGCAGCTCTCGGCCGAGCTGGAGGCGGCCAACATGGCGCACGCGTCGGCGCAGACTCTGGTGGGCATGCCGCTGGTGTTCCGGGACAGCTCGCTGCTGCGCGTGCCGGTGCCACGCTCGCTCGCCTTTCCCGCGCCGCTCTACTACCCGGGCAGCAACCTCTCGGCCTTACCTCTCTACAACCTCTACAACAAGCTCGACTACTGA